In the Deinococcus malanensis genome, one interval contains:
- a CDS encoding butyrate kinase has product MIAYVINPGTSGIKLACATLEPSDNPALPGKLRVQLDRTELPLAQPPCVADLPKLSQAIAEITAGWPVPHAIVGRGGMIGRVGAGTYRVTPELAQYAVQGQGGASVMNLGGPLALALAETRGVPAFIVDPQSLDELLPEARETGVMGVRRHAEFHALNARVTARRAAHEVGKRLREARVVVAHLGATTSVTAFDQGRAVDSTGTGSDGGPLGAMQSGPLPTRALLDLLYEVGQERTLHLLSGEGGFLALTGSANLKDLEMREVEDPQVQAAAAAFVHQACKAIGEQTGALSGRPDAIVITGGIARWDALMDRIERRIAWIAPVLIIPGELELEALAEGAGRVLLGLESAREWTPPSAPRPLTGA; this is encoded by the coding sequence GTGATCGCGTACGTGATCAATCCCGGAACCAGTGGCATCAAGCTCGCCTGCGCGACGCTTGAGCCCAGTGACAACCCTGCCCTGCCCGGCAAGCTCAGGGTTCAGCTGGACCGAACCGAGCTGCCACTGGCGCAGCCTCCCTGTGTGGCTGACCTGCCGAAGCTTTCGCAGGCAATTGCCGAGATCACGGCAGGCTGGCCGGTGCCCCACGCCATTGTGGGGCGCGGCGGCATGATCGGACGGGTAGGGGCCGGAACCTACCGGGTCACTCCGGAACTGGCGCAGTACGCCGTTCAGGGTCAGGGTGGCGCGTCGGTCATGAACCTGGGCGGCCCGCTGGCCCTGGCCCTTGCGGAAACTCGCGGTGTCCCGGCGTTTATCGTTGATCCCCAGAGCCTGGATGAGCTGCTGCCCGAAGCCCGTGAAACCGGCGTGATGGGGGTTCGCCGCCACGCCGAATTCCACGCCCTGAACGCCCGGGTCACCGCACGGCGCGCCGCCCATGAGGTCGGCAAGCGGCTGCGCGAGGCGCGCGTGGTGGTGGCCCATCTGGGCGCCACGACCAGCGTCACCGCCTTTGATCAGGGCCGCGCGGTGGACTCGACCGGGACAGGCTCGGACGGAGGTCCGCTGGGTGCTATGCAAAGCGGCCCGCTCCCGACCCGTGCCCTGCTGGACCTACTGTATGAAGTCGGCCAGGAGCGGACGCTGCATCTGCTTTCAGGAGAAGGAGGCTTCCTGGCCCTGACCGGCAGTGCCAACCTCAAGGATCTGGAAATGCGCGAGGTCGAAGACCCTCAGGTGCAGGCTGCCGCCGCTGCCTTTGTCCACCAGGCCTGCAAGGCCATCGGGGAGCAGACGGGGGCGCTGTCAGGACGACCTGATGCGATCGTCATTACCGGCGGCATTGCCCGGTGGGACGCCCTGATGGACCGGATCGAGCGCCGGATTGCCTGGATAGCCCCAGTGCTGATCATTCCCGGCGAACTGGAACTTGAGGCCCTGGCCGAAGGGGCGGGGCGCGTGCTACTGGGCCTTGAATCTGCCCGCGAGTGGACACCGCCGTCGGCCCCACGACCGCTCACCGGGGCGTAG
- the hpf gene encoding ribosome hibernation-promoting factor, HPF/YfiA family, which produces MRIYKLSGRNVEVSDAMRDYVQEKLTRLDRYNDQITDARVTLTVRDVRDAGRRNRVEVQLNVPNGIIRAEEHHSDMYAAIDKASDVLERQLRKFKTKYMKQRHEAAPQPGPGPAEADVNAGLDDVSEFAPEIVRQKRFDMRPMSPEDAVTQMEALGHDFYVFMNMGSNACGVVYRRKDGHYGLIEPSA; this is translated from the coding sequence GTGCGGATTTATAAGCTGTCAGGCCGGAACGTCGAAGTGAGCGACGCCATGCGCGATTACGTTCAAGAGAAGCTCACGCGGCTGGACCGCTACAACGACCAGATCACCGACGCGCGCGTGACCCTGACCGTACGCGATGTGCGCGATGCAGGAAGGCGCAACCGGGTCGAGGTTCAGCTGAATGTCCCCAACGGCATCATCCGTGCCGAGGAACACCACTCGGACATGTATGCCGCGATTGATAAAGCCAGTGACGTGCTCGAAAGGCAGCTGCGCAAGTTCAAGACCAAGTATATGAAGCAGCGCCACGAGGCCGCCCCCCAGCCGGGCCCTGGTCCCGCCGAGGCCGATGTCAACGCCGGGCTCGACGATGTCAGCGAATTTGCGCCCGAAATCGTGCGGCAGAAACGCTTCGACATGCGCCCCATGAGCCCCGAGGACGCCGTAACGCAGATGGAAGCGCTGGGCCATGACTTCTACGTGTTCATGAATATGGGTTCGAATGCCTGCGGCGTCGTCTACCGCCGCAAGGACGGCCATTACGGCCTGATCGAACCTTCGGCCTGA
- a CDS encoding TetR/AcrR family transcriptional regulator, whose product MKVDREEQDKDRRDRIARAAFELFARSGLEGTSAQDIARAAYVSRTNLYRYFPSKIHMLLAHFEKAVQASREDALQRLNAGANPQQVWESMTVRMADLGVRYQHLVGAVGQAVLGARLPADEPDPQAGLKTAVTLAALVEPVLIAMRHQGHLRPDVDTTMLSALLVDACLLALLHGGHRDQREVLRDWQDRFSLLLHGALAPGHQLTLREPDR is encoded by the coding sequence ATGAAAGTTGACCGCGAGGAACAGGACAAGGACCGGCGCGACCGCATAGCCCGCGCGGCCTTTGAACTGTTTGCCCGCAGCGGTCTGGAAGGCACCAGCGCACAGGACATTGCCCGCGCAGCGTATGTGAGCCGGACCAACCTGTACCGGTACTTTCCCAGCAAAATTCACATGCTGCTGGCGCACTTCGAAAAGGCTGTGCAGGCCAGCCGCGAGGACGCCCTGCAGCGTCTGAATGCCGGGGCCAACCCCCAGCAGGTGTGGGAAAGCATGACCGTTCGCATGGCCGACCTGGGCGTGCGCTATCAGCATCTGGTCGGCGCGGTGGGGCAGGCGGTCCTGGGTGCGCGCCTGCCCGCTGACGAACCTGATCCCCAGGCCGGGCTGAAAACAGCCGTCACTCTGGCTGCCCTGGTCGAGCCCGTGCTGATTGCCATGCGTCATCAGGGCCACCTGCGTCCGGACGTCGACACGACCATGCTCAGCGCCCTGCTGGTGGACGCCTGTCTGCTGGCCCTGCTGCACGGCGGTCACCGGGACCAGCGTGAGGTTCTGCGCGACTGGCAGGACCGTTTCAGCCTGCTGCTGCACGGCGCCCTGGCTCCGGGCCATCAGCTGACGCTGCGTGAACCTGACCGCTGA
- a CDS encoding 3-oxoacid CoA-transferase, whose protein sequence is MKLLPVLGVEEAARLVKDGQTLLVGGFGMTGNPVHLTHALAELGTRGLTYVANNVGEPGMGGGRLLRNGQIRKAVGSFFTSNPEAVAAYQAGTMEVQLIPQGTLAEAIRAGGAGIGAFYTPTAAGTVVAGDADVRTLNGQEMIFVPAIRGDVAFIRAWRADRAGNLQYRLTEQNFNRAMATAADLVIVEAEEIVEVGQIPPDQVHTPGLYVDYLVQATLTEADLGSSASVKGSSRRVDDARMHMARRALQELCPGNVVNLGIGIPTLVADLITPEHGVNLHTENGMLGVGPAPDDGGAMHYPVNAGKVPVTALPGASYFDSADSFGMIRGGHVDVAVIGGLQVDGQGNLANWAVPGKPLLGVGGAMDLASGARKLIVTMTHTDPDGTPKIVPECTLPLTARGAVDMVITDKAVFEFLDGQLTLTGLMPGATLDEVRAGTGASFTERLTPQSQIVGV, encoded by the coding sequence ATGAAGCTGCTGCCCGTCCTGGGCGTGGAAGAGGCCGCGCGGCTGGTGAAAGACGGCCAGACACTGCTGGTCGGCGGCTTCGGCATGACCGGCAACCCGGTGCATCTGACCCACGCGCTGGCTGAACTGGGCACGCGGGGCCTGACCTACGTGGCCAACAACGTGGGCGAACCTGGCATGGGCGGCGGGCGACTGCTGCGGAATGGACAGATCCGCAAAGCGGTGGGCAGTTTCTTTACCAGCAACCCCGAGGCCGTGGCTGCCTATCAGGCCGGCACCATGGAAGTCCAGCTGATCCCGCAAGGCACCCTGGCTGAGGCGATCCGGGCCGGGGGCGCCGGCATCGGCGCCTTTTACACCCCGACCGCAGCCGGCACGGTCGTGGCGGGTGACGCTGACGTGCGGACCCTGAATGGTCAGGAGATGATCTTCGTGCCGGCCATCCGGGGTGACGTGGCGTTTATTCGTGCGTGGCGGGCTGACCGGGCTGGAAATCTGCAGTACCGGCTGACCGAGCAGAACTTCAACCGGGCCATGGCCACCGCCGCTGACCTGGTGATCGTGGAGGCCGAGGAAATCGTCGAGGTGGGGCAGATTCCACCGGATCAGGTGCACACGCCCGGCCTGTACGTGGACTATCTGGTGCAGGCCACCCTGACCGAGGCGGACCTGGGGTCCAGCGCCAGTGTCAAAGGCAGCAGCCGCCGGGTGGACGACGCGCGCATGCACATGGCGCGCCGCGCCCTGCAGGAACTATGCCCCGGAAACGTGGTGAACCTGGGCATCGGCATTCCCACGCTGGTGGCGGACCTGATCACACCGGAACACGGCGTTAACCTGCACACCGAAAACGGCATGCTGGGTGTGGGCCCGGCCCCCGACGACGGCGGCGCGATGCACTACCCGGTGAACGCCGGTAAGGTGCCGGTCACCGCGCTGCCCGGTGCCAGTTACTTCGACAGTGCCGACAGTTTCGGCATGATCCGCGGCGGGCATGTGGACGTGGCCGTGATCGGCGGCCTGCAGGTGGACGGTCAGGGCAATCTGGCCAACTGGGCGGTCCCGGGCAAGCCCCTGCTGGGCGTAGGCGGCGCCATGGATCTGGCCAGTGGCGCCCGGAAGCTCATTGTCACGATGACCCATACCGACCCGGACGGCACCCCCAAGATCGTGCCGGAGTGCACCCTGCCGCTGACCGCCCGCGGCGCCGTGGACATGGTGATTACCGACAAGGCCGTGTTCGAATTTCTGGACGGACAGCTGACCCTCACCGGGCTGATGCCTGGAGCGACCCTGGACGAGGTACGTGCCGGTACCGGCGCATCATTTACTGAACGGCTCACCCCGCAAAGTCAGATCGTGGGGGTCTGA
- a CDS encoding thiolase family protein has product MTKVQDLQDHDVVIVSAVRSPIGAIRGGLSGVRPDDLAGTVIREAVNRAGVPEDGIEEVIFGCANQAGEDNRNVARMAAVLAGLPESVAGVTVNRLCASGLNAVNMAARAIRTGEGDIYVAGGVESMTRAPLSMPKGGQPFANGNVTVYDTTLGWRYPNPAMEARFPLEAMGETAENIVERSRDGAYSGGEISRADQDAFALESQRRAVDALNRGAFKSEIVPIEVKGKKGTTLFDTDEHPRYKRDGDTFTLATDEATLTGLKPAFRKGGSVTAGNASGLNDGAAALVLMSAGKARELGVRPLARWVGSAAAGVEARVMGLGPIPATRKVLERTGLKIEDLDLIELNEAFAAQALACIRELGLDQTKVNVNGGAIALGHPLGMSGARLVTTLVHELERRGGRYGLATLCVGVGQGEAAIIERVEA; this is encoded by the coding sequence ATGACCAAAGTTCAAGACCTGCAAGACCACGATGTCGTGATCGTTTCCGCTGTCCGCTCCCCGATTGGTGCCATTCGGGGTGGGCTCTCGGGCGTGCGCCCGGATGATCTGGCTGGCACGGTGATTCGCGAAGCTGTCAACCGCGCCGGTGTCCCCGAGGACGGGATCGAGGAAGTCATCTTCGGCTGCGCCAACCAGGCCGGCGAGGACAACCGCAACGTGGCCCGCATGGCCGCCGTGCTCGCGGGCCTGCCCGAAAGCGTGGCCGGCGTCACCGTCAACCGGCTGTGCGCCAGTGGCCTGAACGCGGTGAACATGGCCGCGCGCGCCATCCGGACCGGCGAAGGGGACATCTACGTGGCAGGTGGCGTGGAGAGCATGACCCGCGCGCCCCTCTCGATGCCCAAAGGCGGCCAGCCCTTCGCCAATGGCAATGTCACGGTCTACGACACCACGCTGGGGTGGCGGTATCCCAACCCCGCCATGGAGGCCAGATTCCCGCTGGAAGCCATGGGCGAGACGGCTGAGAACATCGTCGAGCGCAGCCGTGACGGGGCCTATTCTGGCGGAGAGATCAGCCGCGCCGACCAGGATGCCTTCGCGCTGGAGTCGCAGCGCCGCGCCGTGGACGCCCTGAACCGCGGGGCATTCAAAAGCGAGATCGTCCCGATTGAGGTCAAGGGCAAAAAGGGCACCACGCTGTTTGACACCGACGAGCATCCCCGCTACAAGCGCGACGGCGACACCTTCACGCTGGCCACCGACGAGGCGACGCTGACCGGCCTGAAACCTGCCTTCCGCAAGGGTGGCAGTGTCACGGCCGGCAATGCCAGCGGACTGAATGACGGCGCCGCCGCCCTGGTACTGATGAGTGCGGGGAAAGCCCGCGAACTGGGGGTCAGGCCGCTGGCCCGCTGGGTGGGTTCGGCGGCGGCAGGGGTCGAGGCCCGGGTCATGGGCCTGGGGCCCATTCCAGCCACCCGCAAGGTGCTCGAACGCACGGGGCTGAAGATCGAGGACCTCGACCTGATCGAACTGAACGAGGCCTTTGCTGCCCAGGCTCTGGCCTGTATCCGCGAACTGGGCCTGGACCAGACGAAGGTAAACGTCAACGGCGGCGCCATCGCCCTGGGCCACCCGCTGGGCATGAGCGGCGCGCGGCTGGTCACCACCCTGGTCCACGAGCTTGAGCGCCGTGGAGGCCGCTATGGTCTGGCCACGCTGTGCGTCGGCGTCGGACAGGGCGAGGCTGCCATCATCGAGCGGGTCGAGGCATGA